Proteins encoded by one window of Glycine soja cultivar W05 chromosome 15, ASM419377v2, whole genome shotgun sequence:
- the LOC114388429 gene encoding endoplasmic reticulum oxidoreductin-1-like isoform X2: protein MVKSEIEKKGCSTRQWLWLVMALVAVFVAMAMSSKTSPKALFGAIDRACPCARGTPKYSGMVEDCCCDYETVDRLNEEVLHPSLQELVKTPFFRYFKVKLWCDCPFWPDDGMCRLRDCSVCECPENEFPESFKKPDRRLSMTDLVCQEGKPQAAVDRTLDSKAFRGWTEIDNPWTNDDETDNDEMTYVNLQLNPERYTGYTGPSARRIWDAVYSENCPKYPSQELCQEEKILYKLISGLHSSISIHIASDYLLEEATNLWGQNLTLMYDRVLRYPDRVRNLYFTFLFVLRAVTKASDYLEQAEYDTGNPNEDLTTQSLIKQLLYNPKLQAACPIPFDEANLWKGQSGPELKQKIQQQFRNISALMDCVGCEKCRLWGKLQVLGLGTALKILFSVDGQENSSHTLQRNEVIALTNLLNRLSESVKFVHEVGPTAERIMEGGHFSAHTRTLISSWKKIWSYVSKT from the exons ATGGTGAAATCGGAGATTGAGAAGAAGGGTTGCAGCACAAGACAATGGCTTTGGCTGGTGATGGCTCTCGTCGCTGTTTTTGTTGCCATGGCCATGTCTTCCAAAACCTCTCCAAAAGCTCTGTTTGGAGCCATTGATAGAGCTTGTCCGTGTGCTCGG GGCACACCGAAGTACAGTGGCATGGTGGAGGATTGTTGTTGTGATTATGAAACTGTGGATCGTCTTAATGAAGAAGTGTTGCACCCTTCCCTCCAGGAGCTCGTGAAGACCCCTTTCTTTCGATATTTTAAG GTGAAGTTATGGTGTGACTGCCCTTTCTGGCCTGATGATGGCATGTGTCGGTTGCGGGACTGTAGTGTGTGTGAATGCCCTGAAAATGAATTCCCCGAATCATTTAAGAAGCCTGACCGTCGCCTTTCAATGACTGATCTTGTTTGTCAAGAAGGAAAACCTCAGGCAGCCGTTGACCGTACTTTAGACAGTAAAGCTTTCAGAGGATGGACAGAAATAGACAATCCATGGACAAATGATGATGAGACTGACAATG ATGAGATGACATACGTGAATCTTCAACTGAATCCGGAAAGATATACTGGTTACACTGGTCCATCTGCAAGAAGGATATGGGATGCTGTCTACTCTGAGAACTGCCCCAAAT ATCCGTCTCAGGAGTTATGCCAAGAGGAAaagattttgtataaattgataTCTGGTCTTCACTCCTCCATATCAATTCATATAGCTTCTGATTATCTACTTGAGGAAGCTACAAATTTG TGGGGACAAAATCTTACTTTGATGTATGACCGAGTCCTAAGATACCCTGATCGTGTCAGAAATTTGTATTTCACTTTTCTCTTTGTTCTGCGAGCAGTAACCAAA GCTTCAGATTATCTGGAACAGGCAGAGTATGATACTGGTAACCCCAATGAGGACCTTACAACACAATCCTTGATAAAACAGCTACTTTACAACCCCAAGCTTCAAGCTGCATGTCCAATTCCATTTGATGAAGCTAATTTGTGGAAAGGGCAAAGTGGACCTGAGCTAAAACAGAAAATTCAACAACAATTCAGAAACATCAG TGCATTGATGGATTGTGTAGGATGTGAGAAATGTCGATTATGGGGTAAGCTTCAGGTTCTTGGTCTTGGAACTGCATTAAAGATTCTCTTCTCTGTTGATGGTCAAGAAAACTCGAGTCATACA CTGCAAAGGAATGAGGTAATTGCATTGACGAACCTTCTTAATCGACTCTCGGAATCCGTCAAATTCGTCCACGAAGTGGGACCTACAGCTGAAAGAATCATGGAAGGAGGACATTTTTCTGCTCATACAAGAACACTGATTAGCTCATGGAAAAAAATTTGGTCCTATGTATCTAAAACTTAG
- the LOC114388429 gene encoding endoplasmic reticulum oxidoreductin-1-like isoform X1 encodes MVKSEIEKKGCSTRQWLWLVMALVAVFVAMAMSSKTSPKALFGAIDRACPCARGTPKYSGMVEDCCCDYETVDRLNEEVLHPSLQELVKTPFFRYFKVKLWCDCPFWPDDGMCRLRDCSVCECPENEFPESFKKPDRRLSMTDLVCQEGKPQAAVDRTLDSKAFRGWTEIDNPWTNDDETDNDEMTYVNLQLNPERYTGYTGPSARRIWDAVYSENCPKYPSQELCQEEKILYKLISGLHSSISIHIASDYLLEEATNLWGQNLTLMYDRVLRYPDRVRNLYFTFLFVLRAVTKASDYLEQAEYDTGNPNEDLTTQSLIKQLLYNPKLQAACPIPFDEANLWKGQSGPELKQKIQQQFRNISALMDCVGCEKCRLWGKLQVLGLGTALKILFSVDGQENSSHTLQLQRNEVIALTNLLNRLSESVKFVHEVGPTAERIMEGGHFSAHTRTLISSWKKIWSYVSKT; translated from the exons ATGGTGAAATCGGAGATTGAGAAGAAGGGTTGCAGCACAAGACAATGGCTTTGGCTGGTGATGGCTCTCGTCGCTGTTTTTGTTGCCATGGCCATGTCTTCCAAAACCTCTCCAAAAGCTCTGTTTGGAGCCATTGATAGAGCTTGTCCGTGTGCTCGG GGCACACCGAAGTACAGTGGCATGGTGGAGGATTGTTGTTGTGATTATGAAACTGTGGATCGTCTTAATGAAGAAGTGTTGCACCCTTCCCTCCAGGAGCTCGTGAAGACCCCTTTCTTTCGATATTTTAAG GTGAAGTTATGGTGTGACTGCCCTTTCTGGCCTGATGATGGCATGTGTCGGTTGCGGGACTGTAGTGTGTGTGAATGCCCTGAAAATGAATTCCCCGAATCATTTAAGAAGCCTGACCGTCGCCTTTCAATGACTGATCTTGTTTGTCAAGAAGGAAAACCTCAGGCAGCCGTTGACCGTACTTTAGACAGTAAAGCTTTCAGAGGATGGACAGAAATAGACAATCCATGGACAAATGATGATGAGACTGACAATG ATGAGATGACATACGTGAATCTTCAACTGAATCCGGAAAGATATACTGGTTACACTGGTCCATCTGCAAGAAGGATATGGGATGCTGTCTACTCTGAGAACTGCCCCAAAT ATCCGTCTCAGGAGTTATGCCAAGAGGAAaagattttgtataaattgataTCTGGTCTTCACTCCTCCATATCAATTCATATAGCTTCTGATTATCTACTTGAGGAAGCTACAAATTTG TGGGGACAAAATCTTACTTTGATGTATGACCGAGTCCTAAGATACCCTGATCGTGTCAGAAATTTGTATTTCACTTTTCTCTTTGTTCTGCGAGCAGTAACCAAA GCTTCAGATTATCTGGAACAGGCAGAGTATGATACTGGTAACCCCAATGAGGACCTTACAACACAATCCTTGATAAAACAGCTACTTTACAACCCCAAGCTTCAAGCTGCATGTCCAATTCCATTTGATGAAGCTAATTTGTGGAAAGGGCAAAGTGGACCTGAGCTAAAACAGAAAATTCAACAACAATTCAGAAACATCAG TGCATTGATGGATTGTGTAGGATGTGAGAAATGTCGATTATGGGGTAAGCTTCAGGTTCTTGGTCTTGGAACTGCATTAAAGATTCTCTTCTCTGTTGATGGTCAAGAAAACTCGAGTCATACA CTGCAGCTGCAAAGGAATGAGGTAATTGCATTGACGAACCTTCTTAATCGACTCTCGGAATCCGTCAAATTCGTCCACGAAGTGGGACCTACAGCTGAAAGAATCATGGAAGGAGGACATTTTTCTGCTCATACAAGAACACTGATTAGCTCATGGAAAAAAATTTGGTCCTATGTATCTAAAACTTAG